Proteins encoded within one genomic window of Bacillus sp. F19:
- a CDS encoding prephenate dehydrogenase, translating to MEQQIEKIHIVGLGLIGGSIALAIKQEFPAITIVGYDINQSQAEIAKTLTVIDEIAAGQFDGIETADLIILATPVEQTLSIIAALSSLSLKESVIITDVGSTKQKISKHAASVFGGSVQFIGGHPMAGSHKSGVIAAKAHLFENAFYILTPMEHTSRESLGILQNVLKGTKAHFVEMTPAEHDEVTGIISHFPHIVAASLVHQAGRFEDNHPVIKRLAAGGFRDITRIASSSPAMWRDILLHNKEKLLALFDDWQYEMDRVRELVDELDGDALFLYFQEAKDFRDGLPMREKGAIPSFYDLYVDVPDYPGVISEITGYLAMEEISITNIRIIETREEIYGVLRLSFQTDVDRERAQKCIEKYTDYKTFFS from the coding sequence ATGGAACAGCAGATCGAAAAAATACATATAGTAGGATTAGGGTTAATAGGCGGTTCTATCGCTCTTGCAATTAAGCAGGAGTTTCCTGCCATAACGATTGTTGGATATGATATTAATCAAAGCCAGGCTGAAATCGCAAAGACTCTGACCGTCATTGATGAAATAGCCGCAGGTCAATTCGACGGCATAGAGACAGCCGATTTAATTATTCTTGCTACTCCGGTTGAACAGACTTTGTCTATTATCGCCGCATTAAGTTCACTTTCATTAAAAGAAAGTGTCATTATTACGGATGTAGGCAGCACAAAACAAAAAATCAGCAAGCACGCAGCTTCTGTTTTCGGGGGCAGTGTGCAGTTTATCGGAGGACATCCGATGGCCGGATCACATAAATCAGGGGTTATTGCGGCAAAAGCCCACCTTTTTGAAAATGCGTTTTATATCCTGACACCAATGGAGCATACCTCCAGAGAATCGCTTGGCATCCTTCAGAACGTTCTAAAAGGAACAAAAGCTCATTTTGTTGAAATGACTCCAGCTGAACATGACGAGGTTACTGGCATCATCAGTCATTTTCCGCATATCGTCGCAGCGAGTCTTGTTCACCAGGCAGGAAGATTTGAAGACAATCATCCTGTCATAAAACGTCTGGCAGCCGGCGGATTCAGGGATATCACGAGGATTGCATCAAGCAGCCCTGCAATGTGGAGAGATATACTCCTTCATAATAAAGAGAAGCTGCTTGCTTTATTTGATGACTGGCAATACGAAATGGACCGTGTCAGAGAGCTTGTGGATGAACTTGACGGAGATGCATTATTTTTGTATTTTCAGGAGGCTAAGGATTTTAGAGATGGCCTGCCAATGAGAGAAAAAGGCGCGATTCCTTCTTTTTACGATTTATATGTGGACGTTCCGGATTATCCCGGGGTCATTTCTGAAATTACAGGTTACCTTGCAATGGAGGAAATCAGCATTACGAACATTCGGATTATCGAAACACGTGAAGAAATCTATGGAGTGCTGAGATTAAGCTTTCAGACGGATGTCGACCGTGAACGGGCTCAAAAATGCATCGAGAAATATACAGACTACAAAACATTTTTCAGTTAA
- the hisC gene encoding histidinol-phosphate transaminase, with protein MQIKDQLTNLKPYQPGKPIEEVKKEFNLTHIVKLASNENPYGSSERAKKAIQDELNQLAMYPDGYSALLRETLARFLKVEENEIIFGNGSDEIVQIICRAFLKKGTNTVMATPTFPQYRHNAVIEDADIKEIPLINGNHDLDSMLAAIDEQTKVIWLCSPNNPTGTYINEQSLHPFMNKVPEHVLVILDEAYYEYVTASDFPETLTLIKEYKNVMILRTFSKAYGLAALRVGYGIANKELIKSIEPAREPFNTNRLGQTAALHALSDQEFIKQCAEKNKQGLEQFYQFSKEHGLSYYPSEGNFILIDFNRDADEVFQALLEKGYIVRSGKALGFPTSIRITIGTKEQNEEILQILTELIS; from the coding sequence ATGCAAATTAAAGATCAGCTTACAAACTTAAAACCGTATCAGCCGGGAAAACCAATTGAAGAGGTAAAAAAAGAATTTAACTTAACTCACATTGTGAAGCTCGCTTCCAACGAAAACCCATACGGCAGCTCAGAACGTGCGAAAAAAGCGATTCAGGATGAACTGAATCAGCTTGCTATGTACCCAGACGGCTACAGTGCACTGCTCCGTGAAACACTGGCACGTTTTTTAAAAGTAGAGGAAAACGAAATTATTTTTGGAAATGGATCCGATGAAATTGTTCAGATCATTTGCCGAGCATTTTTGAAAAAAGGGACAAATACAGTGATGGCAACACCGACATTTCCTCAATACCGCCACAATGCCGTCATCGAAGACGCAGATATTAAGGAAATTCCGCTGATTAATGGAAATCACGATCTTGACTCCATGCTTGCAGCAATTGATGAACAAACAAAGGTCATTTGGCTCTGTTCACCCAACAATCCTACAGGCACTTATATTAACGAGCAGTCTTTGCATCCCTTTATGAATAAGGTTCCTGAGCATGTGCTGGTTATTCTGGATGAAGCTTACTATGAATATGTGACAGCCTCTGATTTTCCAGAAACGCTGACATTAATTAAAGAATATAAAAACGTCATGATTCTGCGCACATTCTCAAAAGCATACGGTCTTGCAGCACTCCGCGTCGGATATGGAATTGCGAACAAGGAGTTAATCAAAAGCATCGAACCTGCAAGAGAGCCTTTTAATACGAACCGTTTAGGGCAAACTGCAGCTCTGCATGCTTTAAGTGACCAGGAGTTCATTAAACAATGTGCAGAAAAAAATAAACAGGGTCTGGAACAATTTTATCAATTCAGCAAAGAACACGGCCTATCCTACTATCCTTCAGAAGGAAACTTTATTCTGATTGATTTTAACCGCGATGCTGATGAAGTATTTCAGGCGCTCCTGGAAAAAGGCTATATCGTCCGTTCCGGTAAAGCACTCGGATTTCCGACGTCTATCCGCATCACGATCGGAACGAAAGAACAAAACGAAGAGATTCTGCAGATTTTAACAGAATTGATTTCATAA
- the trpA gene encoding tryptophan synthase subunit alpha: MQEYLQKQLEQNKKLFIPFITAGDPNGEATIGLALTLQKAGAAAIELGIPYSDPLADGPVIQRASQRALSEGMNIVKAMELVPSMRERGLTIPIILFTYYNPVLQLGKESFFSLAEKNTIDGLLIPDLPFEESGELRESCKQHGVTFISMVAPTSALRLKKIVSSAEGFLYCVSSLGVTGSRKTFDQRIFDFLSEVNREASVPVVVGFGVSSREHVEELTKVCDGVVVGSALIEEIERLSSKLKEADSLDAALLEFEEKAGSFVSDAKVKTG; the protein is encoded by the coding sequence ATGCAGGAATACTTGCAGAAGCAGCTGGAGCAAAATAAGAAATTATTTATCCCATTTATTACAGCAGGCGACCCGAATGGCGAAGCTACAATCGGGCTCGCTCTTACTCTTCAGAAGGCTGGAGCTGCAGCTATTGAACTCGGCATTCCATATTCAGATCCCCTTGCGGACGGGCCTGTCATCCAGAGGGCTTCACAAAGAGCGCTGTCAGAAGGAATGAATATCGTAAAAGCCATGGAACTTGTACCCTCCATGCGTGAAAGAGGTCTAACTATTCCAATAATTCTTTTTACGTATTATAATCCTGTGTTACAATTAGGAAAAGAATCCTTCTTTTCTTTAGCGGAGAAAAACACAATAGACGGACTGCTGATTCCAGATCTTCCTTTTGAGGAGAGCGGGGAGTTAAGAGAGTCCTGCAAGCAGCATGGAGTCACGTTTATTTCAATGGTTGCCCCTACTTCTGCTTTGCGGCTAAAGAAAATTGTATCAAGTGCTGAAGGCTTTCTATACTGTGTTTCATCGTTAGGTGTAACGGGATCGAGAAAGACGTTTGATCAGCGCATTTTCGATTTTCTGAGTGAGGTAAACCGAGAAGCTTCAGTCCCTGTCGTTGTCGGTTTTGGTGTTTCATCAAGGGAACATGTAGAAGAACTGACGAAGGTATGTGACGGAGTTGTTGTTGGGAGCGCATTAATAGAAGAAATAGAGAGGTTATCTTCAAAATTGAAAGAGGCTGACTCACTGGATGCTGCGCTGCTTGAGTTTGAAGAAAAAGCGGGCTCATTTGTTTCAGATGCTAAAGTAAAAACAGGATGA
- the trpB gene encoding tryptophan synthase subunit beta — protein sequence MYQFPDEFGRFGDFGGKYVPETLMQPLEELQEAFAEAVADPAFMNEYQRLLFEYSGRPTTLTYAENVTKKLGGAKIFLKREDLNHTGAHKINNAIGQALLAQKMGKTKIIAETGAGQHGVAAATVAAKFGLECKVFMGEEDVMRQQLNVFRMKLLGAEVIPVHSGNKTLKDATNEAIRYWVQHCEDHFYMIGSVVGPHPYPQMVREFQRVIGDEAKQQLAERMDCLPDKVVACVGGGSNAIGMFAAFIEEDVDLVGVEAAGKGVDTPLHAATITKGTKGVIHGSLTYLLQDQYGQIIEPYSISAGLDYPGIGPEHAHLADTGRVKYESVTDDEALEALTSLAKEEGILAAIETAHALAKAFQLAQEMDPDETLLICLSGRGDKDVHTLMSSLEGSDKNAGILAEAAGAK from the coding sequence ATGTATCAGTTTCCAGATGAATTTGGCAGATTCGGAGATTTTGGAGGAAAGTATGTACCTGAAACGCTAATGCAGCCGCTTGAGGAGCTGCAAGAGGCATTTGCAGAAGCGGTGGCAGATCCTGCATTTATGAATGAATACCAACGTCTTCTATTTGAATATTCCGGAAGGCCTACAACATTGACGTATGCCGAAAACGTGACGAAAAAACTTGGCGGAGCAAAAATTTTCTTGAAACGCGAGGATCTTAACCATACTGGCGCCCACAAAATCAATAATGCGATTGGGCAAGCCCTGCTTGCACAGAAAATGGGGAAAACAAAGATCATCGCAGAGACTGGTGCAGGCCAGCACGGTGTTGCGGCAGCAACGGTTGCAGCAAAGTTTGGACTGGAATGCAAAGTCTTTATGGGTGAAGAAGATGTCATGAGACAGCAGCTCAATGTCTTTCGGATGAAACTGCTCGGGGCAGAAGTCATTCCTGTTCACAGCGGCAATAAAACACTGAAGGATGCTACAAACGAGGCGATCAGATACTGGGTCCAGCATTGCGAGGATCATTTCTATATGATTGGTTCAGTAGTCGGACCTCATCCCTATCCGCAAATGGTCAGAGAGTTTCAAAGAGTAATAGGAGATGAGGCAAAGCAGCAGCTGGCTGAAAGAATGGACTGCCTTCCTGATAAAGTGGTTGCATGTGTCGGCGGAGGAAGCAATGCGATCGGCATGTTTGCAGCCTTCATTGAAGAAGATGTTGACCTAGTAGGAGTAGAAGCTGCCGGTAAAGGCGTTGATACACCTCTCCATGCTGCAACAATCACTAAGGGCACAAAAGGGGTTATTCATGGTTCACTCACGTATCTTTTGCAGGATCAGTACGGACAGATTATTGAACCATATTCTATATCTGCAGGGCTTGATTACCCTGGAATAGGACCTGAGCATGCGCACCTTGCAGACACCGGCCGAGTGAAATATGAGAGTGTAACAGACGATGAGGCATTAGAAGCGTTAACCAGCTTAGCTAAGGAAGAAGGAATTCTTGCGGCTATTGAAACTGCTCATGCTCTCGCAAAAGCATTCCAGCTTGCGCAGGAAATGGATCCGGACGAAACGCTGCTCATCTGTCTATCAGGACGGGGAGACAAAGATGTTCATACACTAATGAGTTCACTTGAAGGGAGCGATAAGAATGCAGGAATACTTGCAGAAGCAGCTGGAGCAAAATAA